Proteins from a genomic interval of Pseudomonas sp. RC10:
- the fabF gene encoding beta-ketoacyl-ACP synthase II — MSERRIVVTGMGLVTPLGTGVEAVWRRLLEGRSGIVRLPDETVADLPGKVGGVVPLLADDPEAGFDADKAAPPKEQKKMDRFILFALAAAQEAVAQAGWTPSTEEERERTATIIGSGIGGFVSISDAVRTTDSRGPRRLSPFTIPSFLVNLAAGHVSIQHGFKGPLGAPVTACAAGVQAIGDAARMILAGEADVAICGGAEACVDRVALGGFAAARALSSDFNDTPERASRPFDRDRDGFVMGEGAGIVVIETLDHALARGAKPIVELVGYGTSADAYHLTAGPEDGSGARRAMQAAIRQAGIKPSDIQHLNAHATSTPVGDKGEMAAIKKLFGDQNGIAVTSTKSATGHLLGAAGGIEAIFTALAIRDQIAPMTLNLDNPDEAATGIDIVHGEARPMAIEYALSNGFGFGGVNASALFRRWHP; from the coding sequence ATGAGCGAACGTCGCATTGTAGTGACGGGGATGGGACTGGTGACGCCATTGGGCACCGGGGTCGAGGCTGTATGGCGCCGATTGCTTGAAGGGCGTTCCGGCATCGTCCGGTTGCCTGACGAAACCGTGGCGGACTTACCTGGCAAAGTGGGTGGCGTCGTGCCACTGCTGGCTGACGACCCCGAGGCGGGGTTCGACGCCGACAAGGCAGCGCCCCCCAAAGAACAGAAGAAAATGGACCGCTTCATTCTGTTCGCCCTCGCGGCGGCTCAGGAAGCGGTCGCACAGGCGGGCTGGACCCCTTCGACAGAAGAGGAGCGTGAGCGCACGGCGACGATCATCGGCTCCGGCATCGGCGGCTTCGTGTCCATTTCGGATGCCGTACGCACCACTGATAGCCGTGGCCCGCGCCGACTGTCGCCGTTCACCATCCCGTCGTTTCTGGTCAACCTGGCCGCGGGGCACGTGTCAATTCAGCACGGCTTCAAGGGTCCGTTGGGCGCACCGGTGACGGCGTGTGCCGCCGGGGTGCAAGCCATTGGCGACGCGGCGCGGATGATTCTGGCCGGTGAGGCCGACGTCGCCATCTGTGGCGGCGCCGAGGCCTGTGTCGACCGCGTGGCGCTGGGCGGCTTTGCGGCGGCGCGGGCGTTGTCGAGCGACTTCAACGACACGCCAGAGCGTGCGTCCCGCCCTTTTGATCGGGATCGCGACGGTTTTGTCATGGGCGAGGGCGCAGGCATCGTCGTGATCGAAACCCTGGACCACGCGCTGGCCCGGGGTGCGAAACCCATCGTCGAACTGGTGGGATATGGCACCAGCGCCGATGCCTATCACCTGACGGCAGGGCCGGAAGATGGCAGCGGGGCGCGTCGTGCGATGCAGGCGGCGATTCGTCAGGCGGGCATCAAACCGTCAGACATTCAGCACCTCAACGCGCACGCCACCTCCACGCCGGTGGGCGACAAAGGAGAAATGGCGGCGATCAAAAAGCTGTTCGGCGACCAGAATGGCATCGCGGTCACTTCAACCAAGTCCGCTACCGGGCACTTGTTGGGTGCGGCGGGCGGGATCGAAGCGATCTTCACCGCGTTGGCCATTCGCGACCAGATCGCCCCGATGACGCTCAATCTGGATAATCCGGACGAAGCCGCCACGGGGATCGACATCGTGCACGGCGAGGCACGCCCGATGGCGATCGAGTACGCATTGTCGAACGGGTTCGGCTTTGGCGGGGTGAACGCCAGCGCGCTGTTCCGACGCTGGCATCCTTGA
- a CDS encoding TetR/AcrR family transcriptional regulator encodes MRYAEDHKAQTHQRILHEAASRFRRDGIGATGLQPLMKALGLTHGGFYAHFKSKDDLVEKALRCAVDQLNESRAAKLAGDESAAAFIDMYLAPEHRTQPEEGCPLTTMSSELGQRGQPSEITDELIHRMLSTLETGMPSQQESRDKSVMIMAGLVGAMVLARSAKDPQLAERILQTTREQLKQQIAEA; translated from the coding sequence ATGCGTTACGCCGAAGATCATAAAGCCCAGACCCATCAGCGCATCCTTCACGAAGCGGCTTCACGCTTTCGTCGTGACGGCATCGGCGCCACCGGTTTGCAGCCATTGATGAAGGCACTGGGCCTGACTCATGGTGGCTTTTATGCCCATTTCAAATCCAAGGACGATCTGGTCGAGAAAGCACTGCGGTGTGCCGTCGACCAATTGAATGAATCACGGGCCGCAAAGCTGGCGGGAGACGAATCCGCCGCAGCGTTCATCGACATGTACCTGGCACCCGAGCACCGGACTCAACCGGAAGAAGGCTGCCCGTTGACCACCATGTCGTCGGAACTGGGCCAGCGCGGCCAGCCAAGCGAGATCACCGACGAACTGATCCACCGCATGCTGTCCACCCTCGAAACCGGCATGCCGAGCCAACAGGAGAGCCGCGACAAAAGCGTGATGATCATGGCGGGCCTTGTTGGGGCGATGGTGCTCGCTCGCAGTGCAAAAGACCCGCAACTGGCCGAACGCATCCTGCAAACCACCCGCGAGCAGCTGAAGCAGCAAATCGCCGAAGCTTGA
- the dsbG gene encoding thiol:disulfide interchange protein DsbG: MRLSVLAASGLIALQGAWVQAEELPAPIKALEAKGATIKGTFDAPGGLKGYAAQYQQQAMAFYLTSDGKHVLAGNLFDEKGEDLSEAPLQKLVYEPMTKAVWSQMENSTWIADGAKTAPKVIYLFSDANCPYCNMFWEQARPWVKSGKVQLRHIMVGVIREDSAAKAATLLADANPETALQKHEQAGQSSTLKAMSTIPKDIQAKLDANMKLMTDFGLSATPSIFYKDAAGHLQQQQGAPRPEVLAKMMGPK; encoded by the coding sequence ATGCGACTTTCCGTTTTGGCCGCCTCGGGCTTGATCGCGCTGCAAGGCGCATGGGTACAGGCCGAAGAATTGCCTGCACCGATCAAGGCGCTGGAAGCCAAGGGCGCCACCATCAAAGGTACGTTCGATGCGCCGGGCGGGCTGAAAGGCTACGCCGCGCAATACCAACAACAGGCCATGGCGTTCTACCTGACGTCCGATGGTAAACACGTACTGGCCGGGAATCTGTTCGATGAGAAAGGCGAAGACCTGAGCGAAGCGCCGCTGCAAAAACTGGTCTATGAGCCCATGACCAAGGCAGTGTGGAGCCAGATGGAGAACAGCACCTGGATCGCCGATGGCGCTAAAACCGCGCCCAAGGTCATCTACCTGTTCAGCGACGCCAACTGTCCTTACTGCAACATGTTCTGGGAACAGGCGCGGCCATGGGTCAAATCCGGCAAGGTCCAGTTGCGCCACATCATGGTCGGCGTGATCCGCGAAGACAGCGCTGCCAAGGCCGCAACCCTCCTTGCCGACGCCAACCCCGAAACCGCGCTGCAAAAACACGAGCAGGCTGGCCAGAGCAGCACCCTGAAAGCAATGTCCACGATTCCCAAGGACATTCAGGCCAAGCTCGACGCCAACATGAAGCTGATGACCGACTTCGGCCTGTCAGCAACCCCGTCGATTTTCTACAAGGACGCCGCCGGCCATTTGCAACAACAGCAAGGCGCGCCACGGCCCGAAGTGCTGGCGAAGATGATGGGGCCGAAGTGA
- a CDS encoding TlpA disulfide reductase family protein, producing MLSVALGPFALAIDHLLLLGALALATLVGWLVGRRRKVNPERAIFGLFVVGVLVARLGFVIAYWSQYRRHPFNIIDIRDGGFLVWPGLVTVLIGSVIWGWNRPAVRKPLGAGVASGLLFWWLAGWGMSVWHADARLPDMTVLNAAGQPVHVRDFQGKPLVVNLWATWCPPCRREMPVLQAAQQANADVTFLFINQGETPRDVATFFASQGLHLDNVLFDVNGQLAEHVGSAALPTTLFYGPDGRMSGTHMGELSSASLRHSLDVISEPTPSLSRSIQ from the coding sequence ATGCTGAGCGTCGCCCTTGGTCCTTTCGCCCTGGCGATTGATCACCTGTTGTTGCTCGGCGCGTTGGCGCTGGCAACGCTGGTGGGCTGGCTCGTCGGACGTCGGCGGAAGGTGAACCCCGAGCGCGCGATCTTTGGGCTGTTCGTGGTCGGCGTGCTGGTCGCGCGGCTCGGTTTCGTGATTGCTTATTGGAGCCAGTACCGGCGCCACCCCTTCAATATCATCGACATCCGTGACGGCGGGTTTCTGGTCTGGCCCGGGCTCGTGACGGTTCTGATCGGCAGCGTGATCTGGGGCTGGAACCGGCCCGCCGTGCGAAAGCCGTTGGGGGCAGGCGTGGCGAGCGGCCTGCTGTTCTGGTGGCTGGCAGGATGGGGGATGAGCGTGTGGCACGCGGATGCCCGGCTGCCTGACATGACCGTGCTCAACGCTGCGGGCCAGCCGGTGCACGTCCGTGATTTTCAGGGCAAGCCGCTGGTGGTCAACCTCTGGGCAACCTGGTGCCCGCCCTGCCGCCGCGAAATGCCCGTCTTGCAAGCCGCGCAACAGGCCAACGCCGACGTGACTTTTCTATTCATCAATCAGGGTGAAACGCCCCGCGACGTCGCGACTTTTTTCGCGAGCCAGGGTCTGCATCTGGACAACGTGTTGTTCGACGTCAACGGCCAATTGGCGGAGCACGTGGGGTCAGCCGCCCTGCCGACCACCCTTTTCTATGGCCCTGACGGACGCATGTCGGGGACGCACATGGGCGAACTGTCCAGCGCCAGCCTTCGGCATTCTCTGGACGTCATCAGCGAACCAACGCCCTCTCTTTCTAGGAGCATTCAATGA
- the dsbD gene encoding protein-disulfide reductase DsbD codes for MRRLWVLVLLLFPLLAQALPGGDLFNKKPDFLPVGQAFMFSSERLPTGETRLYWQIADGYYLYQKRLKFDGVKPDQQPTLPTGEDHNDEYFGQQQVYRQGLELVIPASATGQVKVGWQGCADAGLCYPPQSQTVDLGGGNANVVEGQAQDQALASTLQERSLGWSLLIFFGLGLLLAFTPCSLPMLPILAGVVVGSGARPRRGFALAGVYVLSMALIYAGLGVVAALLGGNLQSTLQQPWLLGSFAGLFVLLSLPMFGFFELQLPAFLRDRLENAGRQRQGGSLVGAGVLGALSGLMVGPCMTAPLAGALLYIAQSGNALHGALVLFVMGLGIGLPLLLIVTLGNRFLPKPGAWMDLVKGVFGFLLLGTALIMIRPLLSESLWLALFGGLLLIVAYSAVVQTRTLKRAALIAAPVGLVVGLWGAMMLVGAAGGGDDPWQPLKVYSGSRSGGSAERHDAFTTLKDPAALDRELADAKASGQWVLVDYYADWCVSCKIMEKTVFGKNEVIQALSGVRLLRLDVTADNDASRELLQRYLVPGPPTLLWLGPDGIERRERRITGEVDDQAFTRQWQATREHG; via the coding sequence ATGCGCAGGTTGTGGGTTCTGGTGCTTCTGTTATTTCCATTGTTGGCTCAGGCGCTGCCGGGCGGGGATCTGTTCAACAAGAAGCCTGATTTTCTGCCGGTCGGACAGGCGTTCATGTTCAGCTCCGAGCGCCTGCCAACCGGTGAAACCCGGCTGTATTGGCAGATCGCCGACGGTTATTACCTCTACCAGAAACGCCTCAAATTCGACGGCGTGAAACCTGACCAGCAACCGACGCTCCCGACGGGCGAAGACCACAACGACGAGTATTTCGGCCAGCAACAGGTCTATCGACAAGGCCTGGAACTGGTCATCCCCGCGTCTGCCACCGGCCAAGTGAAAGTCGGCTGGCAAGGCTGTGCGGATGCAGGGCTGTGCTATCCGCCGCAAAGCCAGACGGTCGACCTGGGCGGCGGCAACGCCAATGTGGTCGAGGGCCAGGCGCAGGATCAGGCGCTGGCCAGCACCCTCCAGGAACGCTCGCTGGGCTGGAGCCTGTTGATCTTCTTTGGGCTGGGCCTGTTGCTGGCGTTCACCCCTTGTTCCCTGCCGATGCTGCCCATCCTGGCGGGCGTGGTGGTGGGCAGCGGTGCCCGACCTCGCCGGGGCTTCGCATTGGCCGGGGTGTACGTGCTGAGCATGGCGCTGATCTACGCCGGGCTGGGCGTGGTCGCGGCGCTGCTCGGCGGCAATCTGCAATCGACCCTGCAACAGCCGTGGTTGCTGGGCAGTTTCGCCGGGCTGTTCGTTCTCTTGTCACTGCCCATGTTCGGTTTCTTCGAACTGCAACTGCCCGCTTTTTTGCGCGACCGGCTGGAAAACGCCGGGCGCCAGCGTCAGGGTGGCAGTCTGGTTGGCGCGGGGGTTTTGGGCGCGTTGTCAGGCTTGATGGTCGGTCCGTGCATGACGGCCCCACTCGCCGGCGCCTTGCTTTACATCGCGCAGAGCGGCAATGCCCTGCACGGCGCGCTGGTGCTGTTCGTGATGGGTTTGGGTATTGGTCTGCCGCTGCTGCTGATCGTCACCTTGGGCAATCGCTTCCTGCCGAAACCGGGGGCATGGATGGATCTGGTGAAAGGCGTGTTTGGCTTTTTGCTGCTCGGCACGGCGCTGATCATGATCCGTCCGCTGCTGTCGGAAAGCCTTTGGCTGGCGCTGTTTGGCGGCCTGCTCCTGATCGTTGCGTACAGCGCCGTGGTGCAGACCCGGACGTTGAAACGCGCCGCGCTGATCGCTGCACCTGTCGGTCTGGTCGTAGGGTTATGGGGCGCGATGATGTTGGTTGGCGCAGCCGGTGGCGGCGACGATCCGTGGCAGCCCTTGAAGGTTTACAGCGGGTCTCGGTCTGGCGGCAGCGCCGAACGTCACGACGCCTTCACCACCCTCAAAGACCCCGCCGCGCTCGACCGCGAGTTGGCGGACGCCAAGGCCAGCGGTCAATGGGTGCTGGTGGATTACTACGCCGACTGGTGCGTCTCCTGCAAGATCATGGAGAAAACCGTGTTCGGCAAAAACGAGGTGATTCAAGCGTTGAGCGGCGTGCGCCTGCTGCGGCTGGACGTAACGGCCGACAACGACGCCAGCCGTGAATTGCTCCAGCGCTACCTGGTGCCCGGTCCGCCGACGCTGCTCTGGCTCGGTCCCGATGGGATTGAACGCCGCGAACGACGCATCACCGGCGAAGTCGATGACCAAGCCTTCACCCGGCAATGGCAAGCCACGCGGGAGCACGGCTGA
- a CDS encoding response regulator has translation MHVLLCEDDDLIASGIVAGLDAQGLTVDRVATASAARAMLAAAHFDVMVLDLGLPDEDGLKLLRQLRQQGTDIPVLILTARDTVTDRVDGLQAGADDYLLKPFDLRELSARLHTLVRRMAGRSVNVIEHGVLTYDPSSRETRLAGQPVDLSRREQALLQALLNNNGRVLSSEQLKDCVYGFGDEVESNALNVHIHHLRRKLGGGIIETVRGLGYRLGPAGDLPEPQR, from the coding sequence ATGCACGTACTGCTCTGTGAAGACGACGACCTGATTGCCAGCGGTATCGTGGCCGGTCTGGATGCCCAAGGTCTGACGGTGGATCGCGTGGCGACGGCGTCCGCAGCGCGGGCGATGCTGGCGGCGGCGCATTTCGACGTCATGGTGCTGGACCTCGGTCTGCCCGACGAAGACGGCCTCAAATTGCTGCGCCAGTTGCGTCAGCAGGGCACCGACATTCCCGTGCTGATCCTCACCGCACGCGACACCGTCACCGACCGCGTCGATGGCCTTCAGGCCGGGGCCGACGATTACCTGCTCAAACCCTTCGACCTGCGCGAGCTGAGCGCCCGCCTGCACACACTGGTGCGACGCATGGCCGGGCGCAGCGTCAATGTCATCGAGCACGGTGTGTTGACCTACGACCCCAGCAGCCGCGAAACCCGCCTCGCCGGTCAGCCGGTGGACCTGTCGCGCCGTGAACAGGCGCTGCTTCAAGCCTTGCTCAACAACAACGGCCGTGTGCTCTCCAGCGAGCAGCTCAAGGACTGCGTGTACGGGTTTGGCGACGAAGTCGAGAGCAACGCCCTTAACGTCCATATTCACCACCTGCGCCGCAAGCTGGGTGGCGGCATCATCGAAACGGTTCGTGGCCTCGGCTATCGGCTGGGGCCTGCCGGAGACTTGCCGGAGCCGCAGCGATGA
- a CDS encoding ATP-binding protein → MMSLRTRLSLTLGSAFIVIWVLAAAWMLRDLRMQMMESLDQRLEASARMVAGLLEQMQMPTDGDGKTLRAGELSIPNGMACQLSSLRGQVLARTESSPAEPLKADSSGFVDQMINGEHWRVYTMMHGNVRVSTADRQIERDVLGHSVLLAASVPVLVALFGSLILVWFGIGRGLAPLNRMRDALNRHSADSVEPLDVPNLPSELQPLLISQNQLFQRIAQTLERERRLTGDAAHELRSPLTAIKTHLQVARMTEGEKRDRSLAHAEEGADRMHRTLEQLLLLARVEGSLSFDDGVQCDAEKVARLAIHDANHGDDSRIELILPSQLSTAPVEMPAALAVAALRNLLDNALRHTQAGARVELSVETFNGQAHFRVRDYGPGIPEPDLDKLTQRFWRNGKSPGAGLGLAIVQAIVQRCDCSLKFDSRSDGLRVELSVPLRRM, encoded by the coding sequence ATGATGAGCCTGAGAACGCGCCTGAGCCTGACGTTGGGTTCGGCGTTCATCGTCATTTGGGTGCTGGCGGCGGCGTGGATGCTGCGCGACTTGCGCATGCAGATGATGGAATCCCTCGACCAGCGGCTAGAAGCCTCGGCGCGCATGGTCGCCGGGCTGCTCGAACAGATGCAGATGCCCACCGACGGCGATGGCAAAACCCTGCGCGCCGGGGAGTTGAGCATTCCCAATGGCATGGCCTGCCAGTTGAGTTCGTTGCGCGGCCAGGTGCTGGCGCGCACCGAAAGTTCGCCTGCGGAACCCCTGAAAGCCGATTCCAGCGGCTTCGTCGACCAGATGATCAACGGCGAGCATTGGCGCGTGTACACGATGATGCACGGCAACGTGCGGGTCAGTACGGCAGACCGGCAGATCGAGCGGGACGTCCTCGGCCATTCGGTGCTACTGGCAGCTTCAGTGCCGGTGCTGGTGGCGCTATTCGGCAGTCTGATTCTGGTCTGGTTCGGCATCGGGCGAGGGCTGGCGCCGTTGAACCGGATGCGTGACGCGCTGAACCGCCACAGCGCCGATTCCGTCGAGCCGCTGGACGTGCCCAATCTGCCCAGCGAATTGCAGCCCCTGCTGATCAGCCAGAATCAGCTGTTTCAGCGGATCGCACAGACCCTTGAGCGCGAACGTCGGCTGACAGGGGACGCGGCTCACGAACTGCGCAGCCCGCTGACCGCCATCAAGACCCACCTGCAAGTGGCGCGCATGACCGAGGGTGAAAAACGCGACCGGTCATTGGCCCACGCGGAAGAGGGCGCCGACCGCATGCACCGGACCCTTGAGCAACTGTTGTTGCTGGCGCGGGTCGAGGGCAGCCTGTCGTTCGACGATGGCGTGCAGTGCGACGCCGAGAAAGTCGCACGGCTGGCCATTCACGACGCCAACCATGGTGATGACTCGCGCATCGAGCTGATCCTGCCGTCGCAGTTATCCACAGCACCGGTCGAAATGCCGGCTGCGCTGGCCGTGGCGGCATTGCGCAACTTGTTGGACAACGCCCTGCGCCACACACAGGCAGGCGCACGGGTCGAATTGAGCGTGGAAACATTCAACGGTCAGGCGCATTTCCGCGTGCGGGATTACGGGCCGGGCATTCCCGAGCCGGACCTCGACAAGCTCACCCAGCGCTTCTGGCGCAACGGCAAAAGCCCTGGTGCGGGGCTCGGATTGGCCATCGTGCAGGCCATCGTTCAGCGCTGCGACTGTTCGTTGAAGTTCGACAGCCGCAGTGACGGGTTACGCGTGGAACTCAGCGTGCCGTTGCGGCGAATGTAA
- a CDS encoding serine/threonine transporter, with translation MNDQANSVERTLDAAPAGATTGMTKWARQDTTWMLGLFGTAIGAGTLFLPINAGIGGFWPLLILALLAFPMTFYAHRGLTRFVLSGREGADITEVVEQHFGKKAGALITLLYFFAVFPILLIYSVALTNTVTSFLEHQLHVQPPPRAILAFVLIIGLLAVVRCGEQLIVKAMSLMVYPFIVALLFLAVFLIPHWTGGILTTATSVPAPSALLHTLWLAIPVMVFSFNHSPIISAFAVDQKRQYGEQAEPRSTQILARAHGLMVVMVLFFVFSCVLTLSPEQLSEAKAQNLSILSYLANHFSNPTIAFAAPLIAFVAITKSFLGHYIGASEGLKGLVIKSGRRPSPRTLDRLTAGFMLVVCWLVATLNPSILGMIETLGGPVIAALLFLMPMYAVRKVPAMRQYAGKLSNVFVVVVGLVSISALVYSLMP, from the coding sequence ATGAACGATCAGGCCAACAGCGTCGAGCGAACCCTCGACGCCGCGCCCGCAGGCGCGACCACAGGCATGACCAAATGGGCGCGTCAGGACACCACCTGGATGCTCGGGCTGTTTGGCACCGCCATCGGGGCAGGCACGCTATTTTTGCCGATCAACGCAGGCATCGGTGGCTTCTGGCCCTTGCTGATCCTGGCGTTGCTGGCGTTCCCCATGACGTTCTACGCGCACCGCGGCCTGACCCGCTTCGTGTTGTCCGGCCGTGAAGGCGCTGACATCACCGAGGTGGTCGAGCAGCATTTCGGCAAGAAGGCCGGCGCGCTCATCACGCTGCTGTATTTCTTCGCGGTGTTCCCGATCCTGCTGATCTACAGCGTGGCGCTGACCAACACCGTGACCAGCTTTCTCGAACATCAATTGCACGTTCAGCCGCCGCCTCGGGCCATCCTGGCGTTCGTGCTGATCATCGGCCTGCTGGCCGTGGTGCGTTGCGGCGAGCAACTGATCGTCAAGGCCATGAGCCTGATGGTCTATCCGTTCATCGTCGCACTGCTGTTTCTCGCCGTGTTTCTGATTCCTCACTGGACCGGCGGCATCCTCACCACCGCGACCAGCGTGCCTGCGCCGTCTGCTTTGCTGCACACGCTGTGGCTGGCGATCCCGGTGATGGTGTTCTCGTTCAACCATTCACCGATCATTTCCGCCTTCGCCGTGGATCAGAAGCGCCAATACGGCGAACAGGCCGAGCCGCGCAGTACGCAGATCCTCGCTCGCGCCCACGGGCTGATGGTGGTCATGGTGCTGTTCTTCGTGTTCAGTTGCGTCTTGACCCTGTCGCCCGAGCAATTGAGCGAGGCGAAGGCGCAAAACCTGTCGATCCTGTCCTACCTGGCCAACCATTTCAGCAACCCGACCATCGCGTTCGCTGCGCCGCTGATTGCGTTCGTGGCGATCACCAAATCGTTCCTGGGCCATTACATCGGCGCCAGTGAAGGCCTCAAGGGGCTGGTGATCAAAAGCGGCCGTCGTCCTTCGCCACGGACGCTGGACCGTCTGACCGCCGGTTTCATGTTGGTGGTCTGCTGGCTGGTGGCAACCCTCAACCCGAGCATTCTCGGGATGATCGAAACCTTGGGCGGGCCGGTCATCGCGGCGTTGCTGTTCCTGATGCCGATGTACGCCGTGCGCAAGGTGCCAGCGATGCGTCAATACGCGGGCAAGCTGTCCAACGTGTTCGTCGTGGTGGTGGGGCTGGTGTCGATTTCGGCGCTGGTCTATTCGTTGATGCCTTAG
- a CDS encoding sensor domain-containing diguanylate cyclase encodes MSDSIPPSGTESDVYKTLLESTKAIPWRIDWQSMTFSYIGPQIEQLLGWEQGSWVGINDWVERMHPDDRDYVVNFCVSQSKAGVDHEADYRALTKDGEYVWIRDVVHVVRKRGEVEALVGFMFDISERKKTEEHLVRLQKQLEAFSYQDGLTGIANRRMFDTVLEREWTSAKETGQPLSLIILDIDYFKQYNDRYGHIKGDEALRTVAKTLTLAANNPGDFIARIGGEEFVWLLPNTDQEAARKVADKCMQLVRQQQIAHEKSEVSPLLTLSLGVGTTMPGAEASAVSFIEQVDGLLYHVKRNGRMRAEYGEF; translated from the coding sequence ATGAGCGATTCCATTCCGCCGTCTGGCACTGAGAGCGATGTCTACAAAACCCTGCTTGAGTCGACGAAGGCGATTCCATGGCGAATCGACTGGCAGAGCATGACCTTCAGCTACATCGGTCCGCAGATCGAGCAATTGCTGGGCTGGGAGCAGGGCAGTTGGGTGGGTATCAATGACTGGGTGGAACGCATGCACCCGGATGATCGCGATTACGTGGTGAATTTCTGCGTCTCGCAGTCCAAGGCGGGTGTCGATCACGAGGCCGATTACCGCGCGCTGACCAAGGATGGCGAGTACGTGTGGATTCGCGACGTGGTCCATGTGGTGCGCAAGCGTGGCGAAGTCGAGGCGTTGGTGGGCTTCATGTTCGACATCAGCGAGCGCAAGAAAACCGAGGAGCACCTGGTGCGCCTGCAAAAGCAACTGGAGGCGTTTTCCTATCAAGACGGCCTGACCGGCATCGCCAATCGACGCATGTTCGACACGGTGCTGGAGCGCGAGTGGACCAGTGCTAAAGAGACCGGTCAGCCACTGTCGTTGATCATTCTGGATATCGATTACTTCAAGCAGTACAACGACCGTTACGGGCACATCAAGGGTGATGAAGCCTTGCGCACGGTGGCCAAGACGCTAACGCTGGCGGCCAACAATCCCGGCGATTTCATTGCCCGCATCGGCGGTGAAGAGTTCGTCTGGCTGTTGCCGAACACCGATCAGGAGGCCGCACGCAAGGTGGCGGACAAGTGCATGCAATTGGTCCGTCAGCAGCAGATCGCCCATGAGAAATCAGAGGTTTCGCCATTGCTGACGCTGAGCCTGGGCGTGGGCACCACGATGCCGGGTGCTGAAGCCAGCGCGGTGTCCTTCATCGAACAGGTGGATGGGCTGCTGTACCACGTCAAGCGCAACGGTCGGATGCGCGCTGAATACGGCGAGTTTTGA
- a CDS encoding SDR family oxidoreductase has product MKIDLTGKTALVTGSTLGIGYAIAKGLAETGAEVIVNGRKKDAVDATVARIQSEVPGAKLRGVATDVGTSEGCEALVKAVPKVDILINNVGIYGPQDFFDTPDDVWQRFFDVNVMSGVRLSRAYADDMAKNGWGRIVFISSESGLNIPADMIHYGFTKTSNLSISRGLAKRLAGTGVTVNAVLPGPTLSEGVADMLKDEVKKSGKSLEDCAADFVMAHRPSSIIQRAATIEEVANMVVYVSSKQASATSGAALRVDGGVVDTIA; this is encoded by the coding sequence ATGAAAATCGATTTGACCGGCAAGACAGCCCTGGTAACCGGTTCGACGTTGGGCATCGGTTACGCCATTGCCAAGGGCCTGGCGGAGACAGGCGCCGAGGTGATCGTCAACGGACGCAAAAAGGACGCAGTCGATGCGACTGTGGCGCGCATCCAGAGCGAAGTGCCGGGTGCGAAATTGCGCGGGGTGGCGACGGATGTGGGCACGTCGGAGGGCTGCGAGGCCTTGGTGAAGGCAGTGCCGAAAGTGGACATTTTGATCAACAACGTCGGCATCTACGGTCCGCAGGATTTCTTCGACACCCCGGACGACGTGTGGCAACGTTTCTTCGATGTCAACGTGATGTCGGGGGTCCGTCTGTCCCGCGCCTATGCCGATGACATGGCAAAAAACGGCTGGGGCCGGATCGTGTTCATCTCCTCGGAGTCGGGCCTGAACATTCCGGCGGACATGATTCACTACGGTTTTACCAAAACCTCCAATCTGTCGATTTCACGCGGGCTGGCCAAGCGTCTGGCAGGCACGGGCGTCACGGTCAATGCCGTTTTGCCGGGGCCGACCCTGTCCGAGGGCGTTGCTGACATGCTGAAAGACGAGGTGAAAAAATCCGGCAAATCCCTGGAAGATTGCGCAGCGGATTTTGTGATGGCCCATCGTCCCAGTTCGATCATTCAGCGGGCGGCGACCATCGAAGAAGTGGCAAACATGGTGGTGTACGTGTCGTCGAAACAAGCGTCAGCCACCAGTGGCGCGGCCTTGCGTGTGGATGGAGGCGTGGTGGATACCATCGCCTGA